A single genomic interval of Stieleria maiorica harbors:
- a CDS encoding ABC transporter ATP-binding protein produces MNAVISLQNISKSFGRNRALVDVSLEIPKGVVFALLGENGAGKTTMIRILTGSLKPDSGSASVLGMSCLKDGQKIRQQTGYVSDAPAMYEWMTADEIGWFTSAFYDDEFPTRYAETLMGFDVPPGVKLKNMSKGQRAKVALALATSHDPELLILDEPTSGLDPMVRRQFLESMVDRASLGRTVLLSSHQINEVERVADWIGILHQGDLKLVQPLEALRDSTRVVTATLEHGDAAVVMPRGEVLTEARNGRQMRWVVRDLADDWRSDYGDDSGVIKVDEETPTLEEVFVAVCDTNAVRPTQQRETTNPEPGVPAV; encoded by the coding sequence ATGAACGCAGTCATCTCTTTACAAAACATCAGCAAATCGTTCGGTCGCAATCGGGCGCTCGTCGACGTCAGTTTGGAGATCCCCAAGGGCGTCGTCTTTGCATTGCTCGGTGAAAACGGCGCCGGCAAAACGACGATGATTCGGATCTTGACCGGATCGTTAAAGCCCGACAGCGGATCGGCGTCGGTGTTGGGAATGTCGTGTTTGAAAGACGGCCAGAAGATCCGCCAACAAACCGGTTACGTCTCCGACGCGCCGGCGATGTATGAATGGATGACGGCCGATGAGATCGGGTGGTTCACGTCGGCGTTTTACGACGACGAGTTTCCGACGCGTTATGCGGAAACGCTGATGGGATTTGATGTGCCGCCGGGCGTCAAGTTGAAAAACATGAGCAAGGGCCAGCGCGCAAAAGTCGCACTCGCGCTGGCGACGTCTCACGATCCGGAGTTGTTGATCCTGGATGAACCGACCAGCGGGCTCGACCCGATGGTTCGTCGTCAGTTTTTGGAATCGATGGTTGATCGGGCATCGTTGGGCCGCACGGTGCTGCTTTCCAGTCACCAGATCAACGAGGTCGAACGGGTGGCGGACTGGATCGGCATCCTGCATCAAGGCGATTTGAAACTTGTTCAGCCGCTGGAGGCGCTGCGTGATTCGACGCGTGTCGTCACCGCAACGTTGGAACACGGTGATGCCGCCGTCGTGATGCCGCGCGGCGAAGTTTTAACCGAAGCGAGAAACGGGCGGCAGATGCGCTGGGTCGTCCGCGACTTGGCCGACGACTGGCGCAGCGACTACGGCGACGATTCCGGCGTGATCAAAGTCGACGAGGAGACGCCGACGTTAGAAGAGGTTTTTGTGGCGGTCTGCGACACCAACGCGGTCCGGCCGACGCAGCAGCGAGAAACGACCAACCCCGAGCCGGGCGTGCCGGCGGTGTAA
- a CDS encoding ABC transporter permease has translation MNHKILQRMIWKDARTVRALAIATPAMIVGFFLLLGLFTGFTHVGTERMGLAYAIWMLLPMLIACGAPAVLIGGEEESGSLAWLQTLPAGWKTIAASKLLVTSVCLLLAWIVATGCFLMYWSALSDYWINRIRQSSGLPEPFWIHCAGAVALSIAVMLSSFTTAYWFRSPITALVLLFPLLMAAIWAVVYASIIILPAAQFRGPPQRVIEQNTGTFALLIAVALLLLAGLSLLAAWRRLTWPESRGAGRVLADSPTGAFRPPPDVTSSKLAGAMVFGRPRPLFALLWLQVRPIRWQLVLLTMMAIAGALFTALPNNEFLVVGYSISILPLFMIAALTFYSDSVRKRCVFLYDRGISPTRVWLTRVGPTLCATAIVLAIMVLAGTYREASGVDREVAWSWDNRLVITAMVVIAGFALTQLVSQWSPRPTLAFFAGPVFVQLAAFVLAGLLMFYTRASAVLLLSSAILLLASWHLTSKWMAGEKGKVYVAPMVGFIAAALFLPYVVLLAARYVTTPAPRVAWRQQMYSIELPHVDPTADKVAILDPAYVRRLETLALKPAVSQEGRQDRIAKELAATESIGQHVSFKEVMQVLNVHSDSRMQLHQDFARFNLAAYLDPHVYPAAERFDAWRTLQFDAVRVLLKWSRETREQAVRGGVNFNVLMGVAEVADLVAGRVIKAYVDQDGMTPELKELIQLVPQQDLVQQSRRNSLIRSWRQYQSKSLGEQFAGEYSHKPTQWWLAVERARADRYVDELCKYMLDQWESGENFRYDGLAEIQRLEHEAYLVSGQAVSNYFQDPELSERIMIAVDADWSMDQVRRQVAD, from the coding sequence ATGAACCATAAAATCCTGCAGCGAATGATTTGGAAAGACGCGCGTACGGTTCGGGCGTTGGCGATCGCCACGCCGGCGATGATCGTGGGCTTCTTCCTGTTGTTGGGGTTGTTCACCGGATTCACGCACGTCGGAACCGAGCGGATGGGGTTGGCCTATGCGATCTGGATGCTGCTGCCGATGTTGATCGCCTGTGGTGCGCCGGCCGTGTTGATCGGTGGTGAAGAAGAGAGCGGCTCGCTGGCTTGGTTGCAAACCCTTCCCGCCGGCTGGAAAACGATCGCGGCGAGCAAGTTGTTGGTCACCAGCGTCTGTTTGTTGCTGGCTTGGATCGTCGCGACCGGTTGCTTTCTGATGTATTGGTCTGCGCTCAGCGATTATTGGATCAATCGGATTCGCCAAAGTAGCGGACTGCCCGAGCCGTTCTGGATTCACTGCGCCGGCGCGGTGGCTCTGAGCATCGCGGTGATGTTGTCCAGCTTTACGACGGCCTATTGGTTTCGCTCACCGATCACGGCTCTGGTACTGTTGTTCCCGCTGTTGATGGCAGCGATTTGGGCGGTCGTCTATGCGTCAATCATCATCCTTCCCGCGGCACAGTTTCGCGGTCCGCCGCAGCGGGTGATCGAGCAGAACACCGGGACGTTCGCCTTGCTGATCGCGGTGGCGTTGCTGTTGCTTGCCGGGCTCAGTCTGCTGGCCGCCTGGCGGCGATTGACTTGGCCGGAATCTCGGGGTGCGGGGCGAGTGCTCGCAGATTCGCCGACGGGTGCGTTTCGACCTCCCCCGGACGTGACGTCGTCCAAGCTGGCCGGGGCGATGGTGTTCGGCCGGCCACGACCGCTGTTCGCGCTGTTGTGGTTGCAGGTGCGGCCGATCCGTTGGCAGCTCGTCTTGCTGACGATGATGGCGATCGCCGGTGCTTTGTTCACTGCGTTGCCGAATAACGAGTTCTTGGTGGTCGGCTATTCGATTTCCATCTTGCCGTTGTTCATGATCGCCGCGCTGACGTTCTACAGCGATTCGGTGCGGAAACGATGTGTGTTCTTGTATGACCGCGGCATCTCTCCGACGAGGGTCTGGTTGACGCGCGTCGGACCGACACTGTGTGCCACGGCCATCGTCCTTGCAATCATGGTGTTGGCGGGAACCTATCGCGAGGCGTCGGGTGTCGACCGCGAGGTTGCGTGGAGCTGGGATAATCGGTTGGTGATCACCGCCATGGTCGTCATTGCGGGGTTTGCACTGACGCAATTGGTTTCTCAGTGGTCGCCACGTCCGACGTTGGCGTTTTTTGCCGGTCCCGTGTTTGTTCAATTGGCGGCGTTTGTCCTGGCCGGCTTGCTGATGTTCTACACGCGTGCCTCTGCCGTGTTGCTTTTGTCGTCGGCAATCCTGCTGCTGGCATCATGGCATCTGACGTCGAAATGGATGGCCGGAGAGAAGGGGAAAGTCTACGTGGCACCGATGGTCGGTTTTATCGCCGCCGCGTTGTTTTTGCCCTATGTGGTGCTGCTCGCGGCACGCTATGTGACCACGCCCGCCCCTCGTGTCGCGTGGCGACAACAGATGTATTCCATCGAATTGCCCCACGTCGATCCGACTGCCGACAAGGTTGCGATCTTGGATCCGGCCTACGTTCGGCGACTTGAAACATTGGCCTTGAAGCCGGCCGTGAGTCAGGAAGGGCGCCAGGACCGCATCGCAAAGGAGTTGGCCGCGACCGAAAGCATCGGTCAGCATGTTTCGTTCAAGGAGGTCATGCAGGTCCTGAACGTGCATTCCGATTCCCGAATGCAACTTCATCAAGACTTTGCGCGATTCAATCTCGCAGCCTACTTGGATCCCCACGTGTATCCGGCGGCCGAGCGATTTGATGCGTGGCGAACGTTGCAGTTTGATGCCGTGCGGGTGTTGCTGAAGTGGTCGCGCGAAACTCGGGAACAAGCGGTCAGGGGCGGGGTGAATTTCAATGTCTTGATGGGCGTTGCCGAGGTCGCTGATTTGGTGGCCGGACGCGTCATCAAGGCCTATGTCGACCAGGACGGGATGACACCGGAATTGAAGGAATTGATTCAGTTGGTTCCGCAGCAGGATCTCGTCCAACAGTCTCGACGCAACAGTTTGATCCGCAGTTGGCGTCAGTATCAGTCGAAGTCGCTGGGGGAACAGTTCGCCGGCGAGTACAGCCACAAGCCGACGCAGTGGTGGTTGGCGGTCGAACGGGCACGGGCCGACCGTTACGTCGACGAACTTTGCAAGTACATGTTGGACCAGTGGGAAAGCGGCGAGAATTTTCGCTATGACGGGTTGGCCGAGATCCAGAGATTGGAACATGAGGCGTATCTGGTCAGCGGCCAGGCGGTGTCCAACTATTTCCAAGATCCGGAATTGAGTGAACGGATCATGATCGCTGTTGATGCCGATTGGTCGATGGATCAGGTGCGTCGGCAGGTCGCCGACTAA
- a CDS encoding PDZ domain-containing protein, with product MSIRLLSGTAATLLLSLAVVAQVPPPTAAEPQGELTLKPVPPLLRLHLPILGRQRGVLIESVLPESAAAKTGLRDGDILLEAGGRAVLADDSLDTPDSSFPIVVLRRGRTRVLHPTVAEHRFFDRMFGPPIPGNPPTGTSASASAISSGSGSRAVSISRAGDQIAIEMSLPELADDPIRLRGTAAEIEQQLQQSAIGEAVKREVRDALRQAR from the coding sequence ATGTCCATTCGACTCCTCAGCGGAACCGCCGCAACACTGCTCCTTTCGCTCGCCGTCGTCGCCCAAGTGCCGCCCCCGACGGCCGCCGAGCCCCAGGGCGAATTGACGCTCAAACCGGTCCCGCCCCTGCTGCGTCTGCACCTTCCGATCCTCGGGCGGCAACGCGGTGTGTTGATTGAGTCCGTCTTACCGGAGTCGGCTGCGGCCAAAACCGGACTCCGCGACGGCGACATCTTGCTGGAAGCCGGCGGACGAGCGGTTTTGGCCGACGATTCGCTGGACACTCCGGACTCCTCGTTCCCGATCGTCGTGTTGCGTCGTGGTCGGACTCGCGTGCTGCATCCCACCGTCGCCGAACACCGTTTCTTTGACCGAATGTTCGGCCCCCCGATTCCGGGCAATCCACCGACCGGAACCAGTGCCAGTGCCTCGGCGATCAGTTCCGGTTCGGGCAGTCGCGCCGTCTCGATCAGTCGTGCGGGGGACCAAATCGCGATCGAGATGTCGCTGCCGGAGTTGGCCGACGATCCGATCCGTTTGCGAGGCACCGCGGCAGAGATCGAGCAACAACTACAGCAGAGCGCGATCGGCGAAGCCGTCAAACGTGAAGTCCGCGACGCCTTGCGACAGGCACGATGA